The sequence TAGAAGGAGTTCAAGCCAAATGGGCTGATCTTGAAATCCTGCACGTTGGCGCGCATGGGTTGATACACCGTCGAGTGAGCGATAGGTGTCATCGGGACTGCATCTTTGAGGACGTGTTGTGCCTCTTTGTACAGTTCGGTGCGCTTACCTTGGTCGGTTGTACGCTTGGCTTCCTTGACGAGGCCGTCGAACTTCTTGTCGCACCACTTGGAGAAGTTGTTGCCGCTGAGCGAGTCGCAACCGAACAGCACGTTCAGCCAGTTGTCCGGATCACCATTGTCACCGCTCCAGCCAATGATCATGGCCTGGTTCTCGCCACCTTTGGAACGCTTGATGTACTCGCCCCACTCGTAGCTGGTGATCTTCACTTTCAAGCCGATCTTGGCCCAGTCGGACTGGAGCATTTCAGCCATCAGTTTGGCGTTCGGGTTGTACGGACGCTGCACCGGCATCGCCCACAGAACGATTTCGGTACCTTCCTTGACGCCCGCTTCCTTGAGCAGCTGTTTGGCTTTCTCAGGATCGTACTTGGCATCCTTGATGGTGGTGTCGTAAGACCACTGGGTCGGCGGCATGGCGTTGACGGCCAGTTGGCCTGCGCCCTGATAAACCGAGTCGATGATCTGCGGCTTGTTCACCGCCATGTCCAGCGCCTGACGGACGCGCAGGTCAGCCAGCGGGTTGGCTTCGTTGCTGCCCTTGACCTTGTCCATCACGTTGTAGGCGATGTAGCCGAGGTTGAAGCCAGCCTGATCAGGCATCTTCAGCGACTTGTCTTCTTTCAGCGCTTTCAGGTCGGCCGGACGCGGGAACAGGGTGACCTGGCACTCGTTCTTTTTCAGCTTCTGAATACGTACCGACGGGTCGGTGGTGATGGCGAAGATCAGGTTGTCGATCTTCACGTCATCAGGCTTCCAGTAATCCTTGTTGCCGGTGTAACGGATGTTGGAATCTTTCTGGTAGCTCTTGAACACGAAAGGACCAGTGCCGATCGGCTTCTGGTTGATGTCGGCGGCTTTGCCTTCTTTCAGCAGCTGCGCTGCGTACTCGGCGGACTGCACCGAGGCGAAGCTCATGGCCATGTTCTGGATGAACGCAGCGTCGACTTCTTTCAGAGTGAACTTGACGGTGTGGTCGTCGACTTTATCGATCTTGGTGATGTTGGTGTCCATCCCCATGTCGGTGAAGTACGGGAATTCGGTCGGGTACGCCTTACGGAACGGGTCATCCTTGTTAATCATGCGATTGAAGGTGAACAGCACGTCGTCGGCGTTGAACTCACGAGTCGGCTTGAAATACGGGGTGGTGTGGAACTTGACGCCTTCACGCAGGTGGAAGGTGTAAGTCAGGCCATCATCGGAAATGTCCCACTTGGTCGCCAGACCAGGAATCACGGCGGTGCCGCCGCGCTCGAACTGGGTCAGACGGTTGAACATGGTTTCGGCTGAGGCGTCGAAGTCGGTTCCGGTGGTGTACTGGCCTGGGTCGAAACCGGCCGGGCTGCCTTCGGAGCAGAACACCAGGTTAGTCGCAGCGGATGCGAAAGGTGCGGAGGCTAACAAGCCTGCGCCGACTAAAAACGGAATGACCGCGTGTTTAAGCATGTTGGCCTCATGATTTGTTGTCATTTTTTAGTTGTGAGGTACGACCTCGTGAGTCGTGCCTGCGGATACTTATGCAGGGGCCATACCCAATGCAAGATCCAGAGTGTGAGTGAGCGTTAAACCGTGGCACGAACGTACCTTAATGTCGCATCTGTATAACTTCTGACGCATTTGACCGTTTGCGGGTGGTTTTTACGGTGCAAATGAAGCCCCAAAACGGTGCGCTGGTCACGTTGTGCGCGCCGCCTTGGGGCTCGGTGTTACTTATTTATACCCACGCCATAGAAAGGGGTTAGACCGAACGGGCTGATACGGAAGTCGGTGACTTCCTTGCGCAACGGCTGGAACACCGTGGAGTTGGCAATCGGCGTGATCGGCACTTGCTGTTTAAGGATCAGTTGTGCCTGTTGATACAGTTTTACCCGCTGCTCCTTGTCCGTGGACAACTTGGCCTGTTGCACCAGTTTGTCGTAAGCCGGATCGCACCATTTGGCGTAGTTGCTGCCTTTCACCGCCGCGCAGCTGTAGAGCACACCAAGCCAGTTGTCCGGGTCACCGTTGTCACCCGTCCAGCCATAGATCATGGCGTCGTGTTCGCCATTTTTCGCACGTTTGATGTACTCGCCCCATTCGTAGCTGACGATGTTGGCCTTGATGCCGATTTTCTCCCAATCCTGCTGGATCATCTGCGCCGACATCCGCGCATTCGGGTTCGAGGCGCGTTGCACTGTCATCGCCCAGAGGTTGATGGTTGTACCTGGCGCAACCCCTGCTTCTTTCAGTAGCACCCGTGCTTTTGCCGGGTCGTAGGGAGCGTCCTTGATGGTCGGGTCATACGACCATTGCGCCGGCGGCAAGGCGTTTTGCGCCAACTGACCGGCGCTTTGGTAAACGGCTTTGATGATTGCCGGTTTGTCGATGGCCATGTCCAGCGCCTGGCGGACTTTGAGCTGATCGAGTGGCGCGTGGGTGGTGTTGTAGGCGAGGAAACCGAGGTTGAAACCGGCCTGTTTGAGCACGCGCAGGTTCGGGTCTTTTTCCATCACTTCGATATCGGCCGGGCGCGGGTAGCCGCTGACCTGGCATTCGCCGGCCTTGAGTTTTTGCAGGCGCACGGCGGCGTCCGGGGTGATCGAAAAAATCAGGTTATCGATTTTGACGTCTTCGGGTTTCCAGTAGGCCGTGTTGGCGGCATAGCGGATTTGTGAATCCTTCTGGTAGCGCTTGAAGACGAATGGGCCGGTGCCGATGGGTTTCTGGTTGAGGTCAGCGGCTTTGCCTTCCTTCAACAGTTGGTTGGCGTATTCGGCGGATTGCACCGAGGCGAAGCTCATGGCGAGGTTTTGCACGAAGGCGGCGTCGACATTGTTGAGGTTGAAGC comes from Pseudomonas sp. RU47 and encodes:
- a CDS encoding ABC transporter substrate-binding protein; this translates as MPRSTLKPLLISLALTAITPIANAATTLVYCSEASPAGFDPSQYTSGTDFDASAETVFNRLTQFQRGGTDIEPGLATKWDISPDGLQYTFHLRQNVKFHTTDYFKPTRDFNADDVLFTFQRLLDPDNAFRKAYPAESPYFTDMGLNTTIKSVEKLDEQTVRFNLNNVDAAFVQNLAMSFASVQSAEYANQLLKEGKAADLNQKPIGTGPFVFKRYQKDSQIRYAANTAYWKPEDVKIDNLIFSITPDAAVRLQKLKAGECQVSGYPRPADIEVMEKDPNLRVLKQAGFNLGFLAYNTTHAPLDQLKVRQALDMAIDKPAIIKAVYQSAGQLAQNALPPAQWSYDPTIKDAPYDPAKARVLLKEAGVAPGTTINLWAMTVQRASNPNARMSAQMIQQDWEKIGIKANIVSYEWGEYIKRAKNGEHDAMIYGWTGDNGDPDNWLGVLYSCAAVKGSNYAKWCDPAYDKLVQQAKLSTDKEQRVKLYQQAQLILKQQVPITPIANSTVFQPLRKEVTDFRISPFGLTPFYGVGINK
- a CDS encoding ABC transporter substrate-binding protein — protein: MLKHAVIPFLVGAGLLASAPFASAATNLVFCSEGSPAGFDPGQYTTGTDFDASAETMFNRLTQFERGGTAVIPGLATKWDISDDGLTYTFHLREGVKFHTTPYFKPTREFNADDVLFTFNRMINKDDPFRKAYPTEFPYFTDMGMDTNITKIDKVDDHTVKFTLKEVDAAFIQNMAMSFASVQSAEYAAQLLKEGKAADINQKPIGTGPFVFKSYQKDSNIRYTGNKDYWKPDDVKIDNLIFAITTDPSVRIQKLKKNECQVTLFPRPADLKALKEDKSLKMPDQAGFNLGYIAYNVMDKVKGSNEANPLADLRVRQALDMAVNKPQIIDSVYQGAGQLAVNAMPPTQWSYDTTIKDAKYDPEKAKQLLKEAGVKEGTEIVLWAMPVQRPYNPNAKLMAEMLQSDWAKIGLKVKITSYEWGEYIKRSKGGENQAMIIGWSGDNGDPDNWLNVLFGCDSLSGNNFSKWCDKKFDGLVKEAKRTTDQGKRTELYKEAQHVLKDAVPMTPIAHSTVYQPMRANVQDFKISPFGLNSFYGVSVSK